The Phragmites australis chromosome 1, lpPhrAust1.1, whole genome shotgun sequence genomic interval TCGTACGTATCTTTGATACTGTGAAGATCAACGattaaaatatgatttttacatattttttcatataaaaatcgTATCTTAATCGTATCTTCGGAGGATGTTTCATGATGTCGGACTTAATTTCTAACAAGCTGCAATGCCATCATCCTCAGTACCTTCTACGAGCTCGAGAAGGACGTCGTCaacgcgctcgtcgccttcttCCCGCCCGTCTACACCATCGGGCCCCTTGCCGAAGTCATCGCATCCTCCGCCCCGGCTGACAACGCGGGTCTTGGCGCAATCGATATCAGCATCTGGCAGGACGACAGACAGTGCCTTGCATGGCTTGATGAGCTCGTCGTACTCGAAGTAGCCCATGAGGCCGCACGCAGAAGCCGTGAAGAACTGCGCCTCCGGTATGCCGGTCTCCATAGCGGCGGCGGGAGCGAAGGTCATGACGACGTCGGGAACAACGCAGGTGATCGGCGGtacgccctcctcctcctcgtctgcCAGCTGTTTCAGCAGTGCGCGGAACGGGTCCAGGCAGTTGCGGCGCACGGAGTCAACGAGCGTGGATACGTCGTGCTGCGacatggagagggagaggccgTCGTCGATGACCTCGACGCGGAATCCGGGTGCGGAGGGCCTCACGGCGGCTTCGCCCTTGGcacggaggaggcggcggaagTTAAACTGGGTGTGGACGAAGGTGACGTGCGCACCGCGGGCGTGAAGGAGGCGCGCCAGCTTCATCAACGGAGCGACATGGCCCTGCGACGGGAACGGCACCACCACGACGTGAGCCCGCGGCGCCGCGCTGCCCATGACGCCGGCGTGGGGGGCGTTGCCTTGCCTGCTACTGCTAGCTCGGAGCGCCAAGCGGAGAGTGCTTGCAGGAGAGTGGAGAGCGGGCGAGCGATGGTGCGTGCTCTGGTTGCTCAATTTGTAATTGGTCAGCTGATAGAGGCAGGTCCGTCGATGATCGACGGGGCCCTCAAAGTTTCAGGGGCCCTAATTTTTCAGTCATTAAACAAAATTAGTACCAAGTTAATATATGTAATTAGAGGTTAATCAAGGTGACCTGGCCATTAAATCTGTCGTTCCCGCTCtgtttgtttgaaatcaatCTCTCCCTTATTCTAAACACTTGAACA includes:
- the LOC133883233 gene encoding cyanohydrin beta-glucosyltransferase-like, with product MGSAAPRAHVVVVPFPSQGHVAPLMKLARLLHARGAHVTFVHTQFNFRRLLRAKGEAAVRPSAPGFRVEVIDDGLSLSMSQHDVSTLVDSVRRNCLDPFRALLKQLADEEEEGVPPITCVVPDVVMTFAPAAAMETGIPEAQFFTASACGLMGYFEYDELIKPCKALSVVLPDADIDCAKTRVVSRGGGCDDFGKGPDGVDGREEGDERVDDVLLELVEGTEDDGIAAC